TTTTCAAAATGTTTGCTATTCATATGTTCTTCTAAGCTTTTATGATCTTCCCATTCTTCAATAAAAGTTATAACCTGGGGATTATCGACATCCTGATAAAGTTCATATTTGATATTTTTGTCTTCTTTTCTTGTTTTTTCGATTAATTCATCAACCATCTTTTTATATTTTTCAATTTTTTCTTTTTTAACAACTGATTTTGCTACTACTTTTATCATTATTCCACCTCAAATTACCATTTATT
The DNA window shown above is from Halanaerobiales bacterium and carries:
- a CDS encoding putative quinol monooxygenase, giving the protein MIKVVAKSVVKKEKIEKYKKMVDELIEKTRKEDKNIKYELYQDVDNPQVITFIEEWEDHKSLEEHMNSKHFEKIVPQLNKLRETSEVNVYKKVK